The following proteins are co-located in the Dromiciops gliroides isolate mDroGli1 chromosome 2, mDroGli1.pri, whole genome shotgun sequence genome:
- the CEBPE gene encoding CCAAT/enhancer-binding protein epsilon codes for MSHGIYYDCEQRGGQPLEFPGSRTGPGELGDMCEHEASIDLSAYIESGEEQLLSDLFAVKPQPEPRGIKGPGTPAFPHYLPPDPRTFVYPAHAFGPDRKGLGPNSFSPAEGYDPRAVSVKEEPRGPECGRSSSRSSYNPLQYQVAHCGQTAMHLPPALGTPSQPLRVLKGPLAAAAAPPCSPLLKAPSPAGPPHKGKKAVNKDSLEYRLRRERNNIAVRKSRDKAKRRIQETQQKVLEYMAENERLRSRVEQLTQELDTLRNLFRQIPEAASLIKGVGCG; via the exons ATGTCCCACGGGATCTACTACGACTGTGAGCAACGAGGAGGCCAACCACTCGAGTTCCCAGGCAGCCGAACTGGGCCAGGGGAGCTGGGGGACATGTGTGAGCACGAGGCCTCCATAGACCTGTCTGCCTACATTGAATCCGGGGAGGAACAGCTCCTCTCTGATCTCTTCGCGGTCAAGCCACAACCTGAGCCTCGAGGCATAAAGGGTCCTGGAACTCCTGCCTTCCCCCACTACCTCCCTCCAGACCCCAGGACCTTCGTCTATCCAGCCCATGCCTTTGGCCCTGACCGGAAGGGCCTGGGGCCCAACTCCTTCAGCCCGGCAGAGGGCTATGATCCCCGAGCGGTGTCCGTGAAAGAAGAACCTCGGGGGCCAGAGTGTGGGAGAAGCTCTAGCCGAAGCAGCTACAACCCACTGCAGTACCAGGTGGCACACTGTGGGCAGACCGCCATGCATCTGCCCCCAGCCCTGGGCACACCCAGCCAGCCCCTTCGAGTCCTCAAG GGTCCCCTGGCTGCCGCTGCTGCCCCTCCCTGCAGTCCTCTCCTCAAGGCTCCCTCTCCGGCCGGACCCCCCCATAAGGGCAAGAAAGCGGTGAACAAGGACAGCCTAGAGTACCGGCTGCGGCGAGAGCGCAACAACATCGCGGTCCGCAAAAGCCGGGACAAAGCCAAGCGGCGCATCCAGGAGACGCAGCAAAAGGTGCTGGAATACATGGCAGAGAACGAGCGGCTCCGCAGCCGCGTGGAGCAGCTCACCCAGGAGCTCGACACCCTGAGAAACCTCTTCCGCCAGATCCCTGAAGCTGCCAGCCTCATCAAGGGAGTGGGCTGTGGCTGA
- the LMLN2 gene encoding leishmanolysin-like peptidase 2, with amino-acid sequence MLRAGYEGAPWGRQSSKKNSLLFLLLLLFRKEIQGLCLHEETQGSVNLIGPSISPLSKPRSGSLFRYTAPRPIRIQAWYPKRSSLKSETLYSEKDWMYWEPQVDAVLREAIHRIQGVLAVPPVQGPLLLSRDPEQYCQAIWKDPESPNHSRCSLLNPGYVGENCLGVKIPDSHLHGYSLWPEQGPPELIQPDGPGIPDTDFLLYVQVAHTLKCHRKPSIIAYAACCQLDSTDRPLAGTIIFCTQHLNGLHYSYSDIVMATIHELFHILGFSGQLFKKWRDCTAGPSIGEKCSLRRQVTRRDEWGQLILTTPTVSHSLARHLGVPEAMQGVPLEEEGPSSSHWEARLLQGSVMTATFDGAHRTQIDLITLAAFADSGWYQVNHSAAQELLWGQGSGLNFGLVTSCRSGPSDFFCVGSGLGCHYLHFDKGHCSSDPLLEGCRMYKPLANQSECWKKGNAPLPMERNVHGEIYHPQSRCFIANLTSVLVLRSGTTPLPQVLPFKQVELTGRCYLHRCTEGSMYYVQAAGSPWVPCLPGKSIQVPGYYGLLFCPRGRFCQANEDLLALPPSTTSPSSSSLLIQLVLGLAGPPGYHLSKMQQQELTQAILHALVIRTGTHMCHFHNPSINSNLLFTVHMWEFPGCQGPPTEILYRVLSQSLNDTPLNVDYGGATFTTDSNRWLASPGLISPNPSIIVPLGLSLMVLILVGTGGTVAYRKYQASLRVAPSVSYPSSGLPGSIKNLSDEMRVV; translated from the exons ATGCTGAGGGCAGGCTATGAAGGGGCTCCCTGGGGAAGACAGTCCTCGAAAAAGAATTCCCTGCTATTCCTGCTCCTGCTGCTATTCCGGAAGGAGATTCAGGGCCTCTGTCTACATGAGGAAACACAGGGGTCTGTGAATCTTATCGGGCCATCTATTTCCCCGCTGTCCAAGCCACGTTCTGGTTCCCTCTTCCGTTACACTGCTCCACGCCCGATTCGTATCCAGGCCTGGTACCCCAAGAGATCAAGTTTAAAAAGTGAGACTTTGTACTCTGAGAAAGACTGGATGTACTGGGAACCTCAGGTAGATGCAGTTCTGAGAGAGGCCATTCATCGAATCCAAGGGGTACTTGCAG TCCCACCGGTGCAAGGACCCCTTCTTCTGAGTCGTGACCCAGAACAGTACTGTCAAGCTATCTGGAAGGATCCAGAATCCCCGAACCACTCCAG ATGCAGCCTTCTAAACCCTGGATATGTGGGAGAGAATTGTCTGGGGGTAAAG ATCCCTGATTCCCATCTCCATGGTTACTCCTTATGGCCAGAGCAAGGTCCCCCAGAATTGATCCAACCAGATGGGCCTGGAATCCCAGACACTGATTTCCTCTTGTATGTACAAGTTGCCCATACTCTGAAATGCCACCGTAAG CCCTCCATCATTGCCTATGCTGCCTGCTGCCAGCTGGATAGTACAGATCGGCCCCTTGCAGGCACCATCATCTTCTGCACACAACACCTCAATGGCCTCCACTACAGCTACAGTGACATTGTCATG gccACAATACACGAACTGTTCCATATCCTGGGATTCTCTGGGCAACTCTTCAAGAAATGGAGGGACTGTACTGCAGGCCCCAGCA TTGGCGAAAAATGTTCCCTAAGACGACAGGTGACCAGAAGGGATGAATGGGGACAATTGATTCTCACCACCCCCACTGTAAGTCACAGCCTGGCCAGGCACTTGGGAGTCCCCGAAGCCATGCAGGGTGTCCCCCTGGAAGAAGAG GGTCCATCTTCCTCTCACTGGGAAGCCCGTTTACTCCAGGGTTCCGTGATGACTGCTACCTTTGATGGTGCTCACCGTACCCAGATTGACCTTATCACTCTTGCTGCCTTTGCTGACTCTGGCTGGTACCAAGTAAATCACAGTGCTGCACAGGAACTGCTGTGGGGTCAGG GATCTGGTTTGAACTTTGGATTGGTGACTTCCTGTAGATCTGGCCCCTCAGACTTCTTCTGTGTTGGCAG TGGGCTGGGCTGTCACTACCTGCACTTTGACAAGGGGCACTGCTCATCAGACCCCCTGCTGGAAGGCTGCCGCATGTACAAACCATTAGCAAATCAA AGTGAATGCTGGAAGAAGGGAAATGCACCCCTTCCTATGGAAAGAAACGTGCATGGGGAGATCTACCATCCCCAAAGCCGCTGCTTCATTGCTAACCTCACTTCAGTCCTGGTGCTCAGAAGTGGAACCACACCCCTCCCTCAGGTTCTGCCCTTCAAGCAGGTGGAGCTCACTGGTCGATGCTACTTACACAGATGCACAGAAGGAAGCATGTATTATGTGCAGGCAGCAGGATCACCCTGGGTCCCATGCCTCCCAGGGAAGTCTATTCAG GTCCCTGGGTATTATGGCCTCCTCTTCTGTCCTCGGGGCCGGTTCTGCCAGGCAAATGAGGATCTACTGGCTCTTCCTCCTTCAACTACAAGCCCTTCATCCTCAAGCTTGCTGATCCAGTTGGTCCTGGGACTAGCTGGGCCCCCAGGTTACCACCTGAGCAAGATGCAGCAGCAGGAACTGACCCAAGCTATACTGCATGCCCTAGTGATCAGAACAGGCACCCACAT GTGCCATTTCCACAATCCATCAATAAACTCTAATCTGCTATTTACTGTGCATATGTGGGAGTTTCCTGGCTGTCAAGGGCCCCCAACTGAGATTCTATATAGAGTTCTGAGCCAATCCCTCAATGATACACCATTAAATGTGGACTATGGTGGAGCCACCTTTACCACAGACTCCAACAG GTGGCTGGCTTCACCAGGCCTCATTTCCCCAAATCCGAGTATAATCGTGCCCTTAGGCCTCAGCCTCATGGTCCTTATTCTGGTAGGTACAGGGGGAACTGTGGCCTACAGGAAATACCAAGCTTCCCTTCGAGTAGCACCATCAGTCTCTTATCCTTCATCAGGACTCCCAGGATCAATAAAAAACCTATCTGATGAAATGAGGGTAGTATAA